Proteins co-encoded in one Columba livia isolate bColLiv1 breed racing homer chromosome 14, bColLiv1.pat.W.v2, whole genome shotgun sequence genomic window:
- the MRNIP gene encoding MRN complex-interacting protein isoform X2, with amino-acid sequence MAQRFWVLRCCSCRRFQVQQAKRSGKWSCSVCGQRQAVQKIYGQGSGPDCRHHVQKLNLLQGKAEEAIGQTHRCVEESVNARKNIAAQHEDSLVQQEGTAEVSRWSKYLDKDSEGQEDGQEEAERQLFCSQRNNTVQDQRKQQKSFRSSDAQEYAEENGDFQLAYRAKKRKKCSVAVHAQDDGDVSEVSVVPAVSESVVPEENTQTPIVCTKPSKWEKFLSCSDNYSEDAARVTLSPQEGSGRLGLHSTTAADAGMTSRCSEKVGRTLPQGTGFEFKKCVASTEQLISELPGPVVPSISHSVEKNVFKEPQRQLVRAGAGVLETTAGRCCLDSPRRTSTLCNPKPSSVSCEPLFCTGEEFDDDL; translated from the exons ATGGCGCAGCGGTTCTGGGTGCTGcgctgctgctcctgccgccGCTTCCAGGTGCAGCAG GCCAAGCGGAGCGGGAAGTGGAGCTGCAGCGTGTGCGGCCAGCGGCAAGCGGTGCAGAAG atttatgGCCAAGGGTCTGGCCCGGACTGTAGACACCACGTCCAGAAATTAAACTTGctgcagggcaaggcagaggaagCGATTGGTCAGACACATCG GTGCGTAGAAGAATCTGTAAATGCCAGAAAAAACATAGCAGCCCAACATGAAGACAGTTTGGTCCAGCAG GAGGGAACAGCAGAAGTCAGTCGCTGGAGTAAATACCTGGACAAGGACAGTGAAGGTCAGGAAgatgggcaggaggaggcagaaagaCAACTGTTCTGTTCCCAGAGGAACAACACTGTGCAAGACCAAAG aaaacagcagaagagcTTCCGCTCCAGCGATGCTCAGGAGTATGCAGAGGAAAATGGAGATTTCCAGCTTGCCTACCGAGCCAAAAAG cGCAAGAAATGTTCAGTAGCTGTGCATGCTCAAGATGATGGAGACGTTTCTGAAGTCAGTGTGGTTCCTGCTGTCAGTGAGTCTGTAGTGCCTGAGGAGAATACACAAACCCCAATTGTTTGTACCAAACCCTCCAAGTGGGAAAAATTTCTCTCATGTTCTGACAACTATAGTGAAGATGCTGCCAGGGTCACCTTGTCACCACAGGAGGGCAGTGGGAGGTTGGGGCTACACAGCACCACTGCAGCAGATGCTGGTATGACCAGTAGATGCTCAGAAAAGGTTGGAAGAACTCTACCTCAAGGTACAggttttgaatttaaaaagtgTGTTGCTAGCACTGAGCAGCTCATCTCAGAACTGCCTGGCCCCGTGGTGCCCAGCATCAGTCACTCAGTTGAGAAGAATGTGTTCAAAGAACCTCAGAGACAACTGGTAAGGGCAGGAGCTGGTGTCTTGGAGACCACGGCAGGAAGGTGCTGCTTGGACAGCCCCAGAAGGACAAGCACCCTCTGTAACCCAAAGCCCAGTAGTGTTTCCTGTGAACCCCTCTTCTGCACAGGTGAGGAGTTTGATGATGATCTCTGA
- the MRNIP gene encoding MRN complex-interacting protein isoform X1, with product MAQRFWVLRCCSCRRFQVQQAKRSGKWSCSVCGQRQAVQKIYGQGSGPDCRHHVQKLNLLQGKAEEAIGQTHRCVEESVNARKNIAAQHEDSLVQQEGTAEVSRWSKYLDKDSEGQEDGQEEAERQLFCSQRNNTVQDQRKQQKSFRSSDAQEYAEENGDFQLAYRAKKVKTSERKKCSVAVHAQDDGDVSEVSVVPAVSESVVPEENTQTPIVCTKPSKWEKFLSCSDNYSEDAARVTLSPQEGSGRLGLHSTTAADAGMTSRCSEKVGRTLPQGTGFEFKKCVASTEQLISELPGPVVPSISHSVEKNVFKEPQRQLVRAGAGVLETTAGRCCLDSPRRTSTLCNPKPSSVSCEPLFCTGEEFDDDL from the exons ATGGCGCAGCGGTTCTGGGTGCTGcgctgctgctcctgccgccGCTTCCAGGTGCAGCAG GCCAAGCGGAGCGGGAAGTGGAGCTGCAGCGTGTGCGGCCAGCGGCAAGCGGTGCAGAAG atttatgGCCAAGGGTCTGGCCCGGACTGTAGACACCACGTCCAGAAATTAAACTTGctgcagggcaaggcagaggaagCGATTGGTCAGACACATCG GTGCGTAGAAGAATCTGTAAATGCCAGAAAAAACATAGCAGCCCAACATGAAGACAGTTTGGTCCAGCAG GAGGGAACAGCAGAAGTCAGTCGCTGGAGTAAATACCTGGACAAGGACAGTGAAGGTCAGGAAgatgggcaggaggaggcagaaagaCAACTGTTCTGTTCCCAGAGGAACAACACTGTGCAAGACCAAAG aaaacagcagaagagcTTCCGCTCCAGCGATGCTCAGGAGTATGCAGAGGAAAATGGAGATTTCCAGCTTGCCTACCGAGCCAAAAAGGTTAAAACTTCTGAG cGCAAGAAATGTTCAGTAGCTGTGCATGCTCAAGATGATGGAGACGTTTCTGAAGTCAGTGTGGTTCCTGCTGTCAGTGAGTCTGTAGTGCCTGAGGAGAATACACAAACCCCAATTGTTTGTACCAAACCCTCCAAGTGGGAAAAATTTCTCTCATGTTCTGACAACTATAGTGAAGATGCTGCCAGGGTCACCTTGTCACCACAGGAGGGCAGTGGGAGGTTGGGGCTACACAGCACCACTGCAGCAGATGCTGGTATGACCAGTAGATGCTCAGAAAAGGTTGGAAGAACTCTACCTCAAGGTACAggttttgaatttaaaaagtgTGTTGCTAGCACTGAGCAGCTCATCTCAGAACTGCCTGGCCCCGTGGTGCCCAGCATCAGTCACTCAGTTGAGAAGAATGTGTTCAAAGAACCTCAGAGACAACTGGTAAGGGCAGGAGCTGGTGTCTTGGAGACCACGGCAGGAAGGTGCTGCTTGGACAGCCCCAGAAGGACAAGCACCCTCTGTAACCCAAAGCCCAGTAGTGTTTCCTGTGAACCCCTCTTCTGCACAGGTGAGGAGTTTGATGATGATCTCTGA